A genomic segment from Lignipirellula cremea encodes:
- a CDS encoding protein kinase domain-containing protein: protein MHPLGQGGIGEVWKAVSAGGVEVALKIIYRVDPQTGGKELRALELVKNVHHPHLTPIVAFWMKDSQGNLLDHVAKPPREPAGDSHRDAPHLVDLEANDEFPLTDDEGGADDASGPKGSAAGEERSRESALFGTGPRQAVQLLIAMGLGDCNLLDRMHECQEQGLQGIPPEELLGYLGESAKAIDLLNQKHHVQHCDIKPQNILLVSGAAQVCDFGLAKSTLDYRVTANNSYTIAYGAPEILSTARPSPASDQFSLAISYFELRCGDLPFEDKTLTGIMTARTENRFQFDLLPPEERAVVERAAAREPTERYPSCSDFVTALGEAYRTRLAASSATEARPDQPPLDEGASHSADEPSGQLVDQPADLPASETAAKASAEPVIAAREPRQRIGAETRAARPDGTAAQPTPRSTTAAVRLPSRRRATPFLVLSALLILVAISLVPYGFSKGWFGGLVTVETDPVKVEPAHPTTGTAAVRSQTGGAKPADPAAIKSPAVGPAAGQTAMLHDVLERLEHPTASLAADLEFLGNRCRDLLAEGSPDPRLKACLAECLLQPGAADAGPSIALLDETPAAFQKEPYAAYVRGQADRVAARLVAAGDATTRAFAAPPQGPLTSPGRQQAAVEVLLQAAEALQQAPLNQILVPAYTAAGARQATEWLAFDGDRLPLTAVQHRRADSLRVLAWSALDPPDLEKIVATAPSLPLAEIPVQVAWAAAQAYSAQAAENSSAVTSYGQLLRRISAVGPEGKSQRLRLIDPALAAAARFVKSKAAEPLSDDLRLALAIIYQTQAEQLLCDELHPADGAEEAAAQTAFASSAKYAPTVENVAGQCLAIEQRSDLSPAVRLALLENLARQAAELDRNSPHAKLAQAWADLYAAQEGPRDRSEQMRLLSQSIELSAAAVVPLAGSAMSGIDTLYVTAGLESAAEAERLLAFYDASQRQEHLFKGLDLAGQALEKSPADHRFTALLTVAHLLESVADGAEPKAAPEAYAAAQDAYRNALAAAKAAPDETQESVALADWGRCRLRQTAGGYVPLDEQAAFEKETIEHLQAAVEKSPPSLQAESRSRLSQAIQYAGKNLEGEAQAAMYAAADEQAALAIEDALRQKSPDWSRYQVHRAQLQLQLERFAEATELAQAIVTAVREGDKSVAAHELFSAVEVLILAKEEPMERAAVIASHLDLFPPQESRMILYSLGLSLLRGETLLKTKDPEQYAQAMLDAELVLKLVAAMQEFPEARDDLQFRALALKANLLVRKYQSVAADLAPAAAEAASEAMLTAIRASEHRDPNDSRSRQLRLQLAYLHSAMLAEEEISPQDVRRLASQAYAAIAPLREDALSAGEPRESFRRLKQKLQGLSDL, encoded by the coding sequence TTGCATCCCCTGGGTCAGGGCGGCATTGGCGAAGTCTGGAAGGCCGTTTCGGCCGGCGGCGTCGAGGTGGCGCTCAAAATCATCTACCGTGTAGATCCCCAGACCGGCGGCAAAGAGCTCCGCGCGCTGGAACTGGTCAAGAACGTCCATCACCCGCATCTGACGCCGATTGTCGCGTTCTGGATGAAAGACTCCCAGGGCAATCTGCTGGACCATGTCGCAAAACCTCCGCGGGAGCCGGCGGGCGACTCCCACCGCGACGCCCCGCATCTGGTCGACCTGGAGGCGAACGATGAATTCCCGTTGACCGACGACGAGGGCGGTGCGGACGACGCCTCGGGACCGAAGGGTTCAGCCGCAGGGGAGGAACGCTCCCGGGAGTCGGCGTTGTTCGGCACGGGACCCCGCCAGGCGGTGCAGTTGCTGATTGCGATGGGGCTGGGCGACTGCAACCTGCTGGACCGGATGCACGAATGCCAGGAGCAAGGCCTGCAGGGCATCCCGCCCGAGGAACTGCTCGGTTATCTGGGCGAGTCGGCCAAAGCGATCGACCTGCTGAATCAGAAGCACCACGTTCAGCATTGCGACATCAAACCGCAAAACATTCTGCTGGTCAGCGGGGCCGCCCAGGTGTGCGACTTTGGTCTGGCCAAATCCACGCTCGACTATCGCGTCACCGCAAATAACTCTTATACGATCGCCTATGGGGCGCCGGAGATTCTGTCGACGGCGCGGCCCAGCCCGGCGTCGGATCAGTTCTCCCTGGCGATCAGTTACTTTGAGCTGCGCTGCGGCGATCTGCCGTTTGAGGATAAAACGCTCACCGGCATTATGACGGCCCGCACCGAGAATCGCTTCCAGTTTGACCTGTTGCCGCCCGAGGAAAGAGCGGTCGTGGAACGGGCGGCCGCTCGCGAGCCGACCGAGCGTTACCCCAGCTGCAGCGACTTCGTCACCGCCCTGGGCGAAGCGTATCGCACCCGTCTGGCCGCTTCGTCAGCGACTGAAGCCAGGCCGGATCAACCGCCGTTGGACGAAGGCGCCAGCCACTCGGCGGACGAACCATCAGGCCAGCTCGTGGACCAGCCGGCGGATCTGCCCGCAAGCGAGACCGCGGCCAAAGCGTCCGCCGAGCCGGTGATCGCCGCGCGGGAGCCCAGGCAGCGGATCGGAGCGGAAACCCGGGCGGCACGGCCCGACGGCACCGCAGCCCAGCCAACGCCCCGGTCCACGACAGCGGCGGTGAGGCTTCCTTCGCGACGTCGGGCGACGCCGTTCCTGGTGCTCAGTGCGCTGTTGATCCTGGTCGCCATTTCGCTGGTTCCGTACGGTTTCAGCAAAGGCTGGTTCGGGGGACTGGTCACGGTCGAAACAGATCCCGTGAAGGTGGAGCCGGCCCATCCGACCACCGGGACCGCGGCGGTGCGGTCGCAGACGGGCGGTGCAAAGCCGGCCGATCCGGCAGCAATCAAGAGTCCGGCGGTCGGTCCTGCAGCGGGGCAGACAGCCATGCTGCATGACGTGCTTGAGCGGCTGGAGCATCCGACGGCCAGTCTGGCGGCCGACCTGGAGTTTCTGGGCAACCGTTGCCGCGATTTGCTGGCCGAGGGAAGTCCCGATCCGCGTTTGAAAGCCTGTCTGGCCGAGTGCCTGCTGCAGCCGGGCGCCGCCGACGCCGGGCCGTCGATCGCCCTGCTGGACGAAACGCCGGCCGCATTCCAGAAGGAGCCTTACGCCGCCTACGTGCGCGGCCAGGCGGATCGTGTGGCCGCGCGGCTGGTCGCGGCGGGGGATGCGACGACGCGGGCTTTTGCGGCCCCGCCGCAAGGACCCCTGACGAGTCCCGGGCGACAGCAGGCGGCGGTGGAAGTCTTGCTCCAGGCCGCCGAAGCGCTCCAGCAGGCTCCGCTCAACCAGATCCTGGTCCCCGCCTATACAGCCGCCGGCGCCAGGCAGGCGACGGAATGGCTGGCCTTTGACGGCGACCGCCTGCCGTTAACAGCGGTCCAGCATCGCAGGGCCGACAGTTTGCGGGTGCTGGCCTGGAGTGCGCTGGATCCGCCCGACCTGGAAAAGATCGTGGCGACCGCTCCTTCCTTGCCGCTGGCGGAAATCCCGGTGCAGGTCGCCTGGGCGGCGGCCCAGGCGTATTCGGCCCAGGCGGCGGAGAATTCGTCGGCCGTCACGTCGTACGGCCAGCTGCTGCGCCGCATTAGCGCAGTCGGACCGGAAGGAAAATCACAACGCCTGCGTCTGATCGACCCGGCTTTGGCTGCGGCCGCCCGGTTTGTTAAGAGCAAGGCGGCGGAACCGCTGTCCGATGATCTTCGTCTGGCGCTGGCTATCATTTATCAGACCCAGGCCGAACAGCTGCTGTGCGACGAGTTGCACCCGGCTGACGGCGCCGAGGAAGCGGCGGCGCAAACCGCGTTTGCTTCGTCCGCGAAGTACGCACCGACGGTCGAGAATGTGGCCGGCCAGTGCCTGGCGATTGAGCAGCGCTCCGATTTGTCGCCGGCGGTCCGTCTGGCGTTGCTGGAAAATCTCGCCCGGCAGGCGGCGGAGCTGGACCGTAATTCGCCCCATGCGAAACTGGCGCAGGCCTGGGCCGATCTGTACGCGGCGCAAGAGGGGCCGCGCGACCGCAGCGAACAGATGCGTCTGCTGAGCCAATCGATCGAACTGTCTGCGGCCGCTGTGGTTCCTCTCGCCGGGTCTGCAATGTCAGGAATTGACACTCTCTATGTGACGGCGGGACTGGAGTCGGCTGCCGAGGCGGAGCGGTTGCTGGCCTTTTACGACGCCAGCCAGCGGCAGGAGCATTTGTTCAAGGGGCTTGATCTGGCGGGACAGGCGCTGGAAAAATCGCCCGCCGACCATCGCTTTACGGCGCTGCTGACCGTCGCCCATCTGCTGGAATCGGTCGCCGATGGGGCCGAACCGAAAGCAGCCCCCGAAGCGTATGCCGCCGCGCAGGACGCTTACCGCAACGCCCTTGCCGCCGCAAAGGCGGCCCCGGATGAGACGCAGGAATCGGTCGCCCTGGCCGACTGGGGACGCTGCCGCTTGCGGCAAACGGCCGGCGGGTACGTCCCCCTCGACGAACAGGCGGCCTTTGAAAAAGAAACGATCGAGCATCTCCAGGCCGCCGTGGAAAAATCGCCGCCCTCCCTCCAGGCCGAATCCCGCAGCCGGCTCAGCCAGGCGATACAGTACGCCGGCAAGAACCTGGAAGGGGAAGCCCAGGCCGCCATGTACGCTGCGGCCGACGAACAGGCCGCTCTGGCAATCGAAGACGCCCTCCGCCAAAAGAGCCCGGACTGGTCCCGCTACCAGGTCCATCGCGCGCAGTTGCAACTGCAGCTCGAACGCTTCGCGGAAGCGACGGAACTGGCCCAGGCGATTGTCACGGCTGTCCGCGAAGGGGACAAGTCGGTCGCCGCCCATGAACTGTTCTCGGCCGTCGAGGTGTTGATCCTGGCGAAAGAGGAGCCGATGGAACGGGCCGCCGTGATCGCCTCCCATCTGGATCTGTTCCCGCCGCAGGAATCGCGGATGATCCTGTATTCGCTTGGCCTGTCGCTGCTGCGGGGCGAAACCCTTCTGAAGACGAAAGACCCTGAGCAGTACGCCCAGGCGATGCTGGATGCGGAGTTGGTGCTGAAGCTGGTCGCCGCCATGCAGGAATTCCCCGAAGCTCGGGACGACCTGCAGTTCCGCGCCCTGGCGCTCAAGGCGAACCTGCTGGTGCGGAAGTACCAGAGCGTGGCGGCCGACCTGGCGCCGGCCGCCGCCGAGGCAGCCTCCGAGGCGATGTTGACGGCGATTCGCGCATCCGAGCATCGGGACCCGAACGACTCCCGCAGTCGCCAGTTGCGCCTGCAGCTGGCCTATCTGCACTCCGCCATGCTGGCCGAAGAAGAGATTTCCCCCCAGGACGTCCGTCGCCTGGCTTCCCAGGCCTACGCGGCGATCGCTCCGTTGCGCGAGGACGCCTTGTCCGCCGGCGAGCCGCGCGAGAGCTTCCGGCGCCTGAAGCAGAAACTCCAGGGCCTGAGTGATCTGTAG
- a CDS encoding DUF1552 domain-containing protein, translated as MNLQISRRTALRGLGAALSLPLLEAMHPRNVYGGRTPDAPPTRMAFLYVPNGMHMPDWTPATEGFDFELPPALESMADYRSDITMLSGLALDGGRSHGDGGGDHARSVASFLTGAHPKKTNGADIENGPSVDQAAAEKIGNKTRLPSLELGLERSAPAGRCDSGYSCVYTSNMSWRTPTSPVAKETDPGSVFDRLFGNQQAAETRRSRMLRDEYRKSILDFVLEDASALRRELGVNDKQKLDEYLFAVRQIERRINEADKLHGQEPDVPDYPRPAGSPSDFAEHCRLMFDLMTLAFETDSTRVITFMFTNAGSNRSYKQVGVSDGHHSLSHHGRNAEKQAKIAKVNRYHLEQFSYLAGKLKASQEQGQSLLKNCMVMYGSGIADGDRHNHEDLPIMLLGQGGGVKSGQHRRYQRDTPLTNLYVSMLQKMGVETDKFSDSTGSLDLS; from the coding sequence ATGAACCTGCAGATTTCTCGACGCACCGCGCTTCGTGGACTGGGCGCCGCCCTGTCGCTGCCGCTACTGGAGGCGATGCACCCCCGCAACGTTTACGGCGGCCGCACGCCTGATGCTCCGCCGACCCGTATGGCTTTCCTGTACGTGCCCAACGGCATGCACATGCCGGACTGGACCCCGGCGACCGAGGGCTTCGACTTTGAGCTGCCGCCGGCGCTGGAATCGATGGCCGATTATCGTTCCGATATTACCATGCTCAGCGGTCTGGCGCTCGACGGCGGCCGCAGCCATGGCGACGGCGGCGGCGATCATGCCCGCAGCGTGGCGTCGTTTTTGACCGGCGCCCATCCCAAGAAAACCAACGGGGCCGATATTGAAAACGGCCCGTCGGTCGATCAGGCGGCCGCGGAAAAAATCGGCAACAAGACCCGTCTGCCTTCGCTGGAGCTGGGGCTGGAACGGAGCGCCCCGGCCGGTCGTTGCGACTCGGGTTACAGCTGCGTGTATACCTCGAACATGTCCTGGCGGACGCCTACTTCGCCGGTCGCCAAAGAGACCGATCCGGGTTCGGTGTTTGATCGTCTGTTCGGCAACCAGCAGGCGGCCGAAACCCGCCGCAGCCGGATGCTCCGCGACGAGTACCGCAAAAGCATTCTCGACTTTGTGCTGGAAGACGCCAGCGCCTTGCGCCGCGAACTGGGCGTGAACGACAAGCAGAAACTCGACGAGTACCTGTTTGCCGTGCGACAGATCGAACGCCGGATCAACGAGGCCGACAAGTTGCACGGCCAGGAGCCCGATGTGCCGGATTACCCCCGGCCGGCCGGTTCGCCCAGCGACTTCGCCGAGCATTGCCGGTTGATGTTCGACCTGATGACGCTGGCCTTTGAGACCGATTCCACTCGCGTCATCACGTTCATGTTCACCAACGCCGGCAGCAACCGGTCGTACAAGCAGGTCGGCGTTTCCGACGGCCACCACTCCCTGTCGCATCACGGCCGTAACGCGGAAAAGCAGGCGAAGATCGCCAAGGTGAACCGCTATCACCTGGAACAGTTCAGCTATCTCGCCGGCAAGCTCAAGGCGTCCCAGGAGCAGGGCCAGTCGCTGCTGAAAAACTGCATGGTCATGTACGGCAGCGGCATCGCCGACGGCGATCGCCACAACCACGAAGACCTGCCGATCATGCTGCTCGGCCAGGGCGGCGGCGTCAAATCCGGCCAGCACCGCCGCTACCAGCGGGACACGCCGCTCACCAACCTGTACGTTTCCATGCTGCAGAAAATGGGCGTGGAAACCGACAAGTTCAGCGACAGCACCGGCTCGCTTGATCTGTCTTGA
- the rsgA gene encoding ribosome small subunit-dependent GTPase A, translated as MAKKKKIRTEFRKKYGGRSRDGDLTRDYKAGGENADAQHSERISGKGSLTRHRTITGGQTEAEETAFAVELSVDEAQSKQGRVLSIHGLNSFVMSDDGIRYQCSTRGLLKSLNTDQRNVIAVGDRVSIRVVSEGEGVIDRIEPRRGVISRTSRGRQHVIVANVDQLLIITSAAEPGLKPNLVDRFLLTAEKSHIRPIICINKVDLIDPADLQPLIGVYSQMGYRVLLMSAATGVGVDRLRQLTAGKQSVVAGQSGVGKSSLLNSIESGLALRVQTVSQENQKGRHTTTAGKLIPLSMGGYVVDTPGIRQFELWDVIPQEVAGFYPDIRPFVSLCRFPDCTHTHEADCAVKHAVGDGRLDARRYESYRYLFEGEMV; from the coding sequence ATGGCGAAAAAGAAGAAAATCCGCACCGAATTCCGAAAAAAGTACGGCGGCCGCAGTCGCGACGGCGATCTCACGCGCGACTACAAAGCCGGCGGCGAAAACGCCGACGCACAGCACTCGGAACGGATCAGCGGCAAAGGCAGTCTGACCCGGCATCGGACCATTACCGGCGGACAAACCGAAGCAGAAGAAACGGCCTTTGCGGTCGAGCTCTCGGTGGACGAAGCCCAGAGCAAACAGGGACGCGTGCTGAGCATCCACGGGCTCAACAGCTTTGTCATGTCGGACGACGGCATTCGCTACCAGTGCTCGACTCGCGGCCTGCTCAAAAGCCTGAACACCGACCAGCGGAATGTCATCGCCGTGGGCGATCGCGTTTCGATTCGCGTCGTCAGCGAGGGCGAAGGCGTCATCGACCGGATTGAACCCCGCCGCGGAGTCATCAGCCGCACCAGTCGCGGGCGGCAGCATGTCATCGTGGCGAACGTCGACCAACTGCTGATTATCACCAGCGCCGCTGAGCCAGGCCTGAAGCCGAACCTGGTCGATCGCTTCCTGCTGACGGCCGAAAAATCGCACATTCGCCCCATCATCTGTATCAACAAGGTTGACCTGATCGACCCGGCCGACCTGCAGCCGCTGATCGGCGTTTACAGCCAGATGGGATACCGCGTGCTGCTGATGTCGGCGGCCACAGGCGTGGGCGTCGACCGTTTGCGGCAACTGACCGCAGGCAAGCAGAGCGTCGTGGCGGGCCAGTCCGGCGTCGGCAAATCTTCGCTGCTCAACTCCATTGAATCAGGACTGGCCCTGCGCGTGCAAACAGTCAGCCAGGAGAACCAGAAAGGACGCCATACCACGACGGCTGGCAAACTGATCCCGCTGTCGATGGGCGGCTACGTGGTGGATACGCCCGGCATCCGGCAGTTTGAATTGTGGGACGTGATCCCGCAGGAGGTAGCCGGCTTTTATCCTGATATTCGCCCGTTTGTCAGCCTGTGCCGCTTTCCTGATTGCACCCACACACACGAAGCGGATTGCGCGGTCAAACACGCAGTCGGCGACGGACGGCTCGACGCCCGCCGGTACGAAAGCTATCGCTACCTGTTCGAAGGCGAAATGGTGTAA
- a CDS encoding formylmethanofuran dehydrogenase subunit A: protein MSYFKISGGQIYDPANGRDGETGDLWIRDGKIVEAPADDVRPDRILDASGLVVMPGGVDMHCHIAGHKVNTARKMRPEEKRRDPAVPRTAVTRSGTLGSTPSTFVTGYKYIGLGYTSAFDAAVAPLAARHTHEEFEDTPCIDKGFFVLLGNNHFAMRAIADKDPARLQAFLGWLLTSAKAYAPKLVNPGGVEMWKQRARGNVDSIDSPVDHFGVTPREIIFETARAGNRLGLPHPVHLHCNNLGMPGNYTTTLASMEALGGYRGHLTHIQFHSYGGGEGDENSFNSKTAVLADYVNSHPNLTVDVGQVLFGPTTSMTGDGPLGYFLHNVYGTKWFSGDTEMESGCGIAPIEYRNKSLVHALQWAIGLEWFLLVNDPWQVAMSTDHPNGGSFMAYPQIIRLLMDRTFRRDMVLAAHPAVRERTLLGDLDREYTLGEIAVITRAGPARMLGLTQKGHLGPGADADITIYTPHENKQTMFELPRCVIKSGQILVDQGDIRQSPLGKTLHVGPSFDPGVEASIREWFDAFYTIRFANYPVGDEYLPHAEQVACRPDK, encoded by the coding sequence ATGTCGTATTTCAAAATCAGCGGCGGTCAAATCTATGACCCGGCGAACGGACGAGACGGCGAAACGGGCGATCTGTGGATCCGGGATGGCAAGATCGTTGAAGCCCCCGCCGACGACGTGCGGCCCGACCGCATCCTTGACGCCAGCGGCCTGGTGGTGATGCCCGGCGGCGTCGACATGCATTGCCATATTGCCGGACACAAGGTCAACACGGCGCGTAAAATGCGGCCGGAAGAGAAGCGCCGGGATCCCGCCGTACCTCGCACGGCCGTCACCCGCAGCGGCACGCTGGGCAGCACGCCCAGTACGTTTGTCACGGGTTACAAGTATATCGGCTTGGGGTACACGTCGGCCTTTGATGCGGCTGTGGCTCCGCTGGCGGCGCGGCACACGCATGAGGAGTTTGAGGACACGCCCTGCATCGACAAAGGCTTCTTCGTCCTGCTGGGAAATAACCACTTCGCCATGCGGGCGATCGCCGACAAGGACCCGGCCCGGCTGCAGGCGTTTCTCGGCTGGCTGCTGACTTCCGCCAAAGCGTACGCCCCCAAGCTGGTGAATCCGGGCGGCGTCGAGATGTGGAAACAGCGAGCGCGGGGCAATGTCGACTCGATCGATTCGCCGGTGGATCACTTTGGCGTGACGCCGCGGGAGATCATCTTTGAAACGGCCCGGGCCGGCAACCGGTTGGGGCTGCCGCATCCGGTGCATCTGCACTGCAACAACCTGGGGATGCCGGGCAACTACACCACCACGCTGGCCAGTATGGAGGCGCTCGGCGGTTACCGGGGCCATTTGACGCATATCCAGTTCCACAGCTACGGCGGCGGCGAAGGGGACGAGAACTCCTTTAACTCCAAGACGGCCGTGCTGGCCGATTATGTCAACAGCCACCCCAATCTGACCGTCGACGTGGGCCAGGTGCTGTTCGGCCCGACCACCAGCATGACGGGCGACGGGCCGCTGGGCTATTTCCTGCACAATGTGTACGGGACCAAATGGTTCAGCGGCGACACCGAAATGGAGTCCGGCTGCGGCATCGCCCCCATTGAGTACCGGAACAAAAGCCTCGTCCACGCCCTGCAGTGGGCGATCGGTCTGGAGTGGTTCCTGCTGGTCAATGATCCCTGGCAGGTGGCGATGAGCACGGATCATCCCAACGGCGGATCGTTCATGGCTTACCCGCAGATCATTCGCCTGCTGATGGACCGCACCTTCCGCCGGGACATGGTGCTGGCCGCCCATCCGGCCGTCCGCGAGCGCACTCTGCTGGGCGATCTGGATCGCGAGTACACGCTGGGCGAAATCGCCGTGATCACCCGGGCCGGCCCGGCCCGCATGCTGGGCCTGACGCAGAAGGGCCATCTGGGTCCTGGCGCCGACGCCGACATTACGATCTATACGCCGCACGAGAACAAGCAGACGATGTTCGAACTGCCGCGATGCGTGATCAAGTCCGGCCAGATCCTGGTCGACCAGGGCGACATCCGCCAGAGCCCGCTCGGCAAGACGCTGCATGTCGGACCGTCGTTCGATCCCGGCGTGGAAGCGTCGATCCGCGAATGGTTTGACGCCTTTTACACGATCCGCTTCGCCAACTACCCGGTCGGCGACGAATACCTGCCGCATGCCGAACAGGTCGCCTGCCGGCCAGATAAATGA
- a CDS encoding RNA polymerase sigma factor, whose translation MSPPTDLHRRLECWVREHGAAVRGYLLGAVQRVDLADDLLQEVFRKAFMAGDQYQEQGQARAWLMRIADRLLIDRYRKKQIEVNVGSQAWRILEPSAAHADPEAAMLAEESRQELAQALEHLSEAQRRVLLLRFYGDLGFAEIAETTGLPLNTVLSHCRRGLAALRKNMTEESP comes from the coding sequence ATGAGCCCCCCCACTGACTTGCATCGACGACTGGAGTGCTGGGTCCGCGAGCACGGGGCCGCGGTGCGCGGGTACCTTCTGGGGGCCGTGCAACGGGTGGATCTGGCCGACGATTTGTTACAAGAGGTTTTCCGCAAAGCATTTATGGCAGGCGATCAGTATCAGGAGCAAGGCCAGGCTCGCGCCTGGTTAATGCGGATCGCCGACCGCCTGTTGATTGATCGCTATCGGAAAAAACAGATCGAGGTCAACGTCGGCTCCCAGGCGTGGCGGATCCTGGAGCCTTCCGCGGCGCACGCCGACCCCGAAGCGGCCATGCTGGCGGAAGAATCCCGCCAGGAGCTGGCCCAGGCGCTGGAACATTTGTCCGAAGCACAGCGACGGGTGCTGTTGCTGCGATTTTATGGCGACCTGGGTTTCGCAGAAATTGCCGAAACGACCGGTTTGCCGCTGAATACGGTGCTGAGCCACTGCCGCCGCGGCCTGGCCGCCTTGCGGAAAAATATGACCGAGGAATCGCCATGA
- a CDS encoding DUF1592 domain-containing protein, with the protein MCLICFLTASAATAVSPTRETEYRQRVVPLLKTYCVECHSADLSEGEFNMTSFHTAQSILEGRNRWLRVVQRLRNGQMPPEESPALPTSQRDFLADWIEATANDIDCSGTPSPGRPTIRRLNRNEYQNTIRDLTGVEYAPAADFPGDDVGYGFDNIGDVLSLPPLLMEKYLDAAEAIAQQAIAREQPWSPTSKRIRAESMRDVDGKSSLTNGTARAMTSRAELGFDFDFPYDGKYEFSALSWGDQAGDEPAQITFILDGREVKTVDVPAEEEKPGTYVVSVDVKKGSHKVGVAFFNDFYDPKAKDRRRRDRNLYVGHVEIRGPQQAPPAALNAEKKILFLFPSDKTPPAQASRQVLSRFASRAFRRPVSDQEVDRLVALAEIGREKENSFSAGIQLAMQAVLASPHFLFRVESPGEPGADRLLTDYELATALSYFLWSSMPDDELLLLAWEGKLREGDQLERQVRRMIASPKSEALVQNFANQWLELRNLADAAPDADMYPQFNDELRQAMRQETELFFAAVLREDRSVVELVDADFTFLNEPLARHYGVPGVTGKHFRRVSLQGPAGERRGGLLTQASVLTVTSSPTRTSPVKRGKWILDNLLNEPPPPPGPMIPELEDQHELKGTLRQRMEQHRANPSCAACHRVMDQLGFALENFDAVGAWREKDDGAPIDTSGLLPTGEAFRGPAELRRLLIRQKKEAFLRCLAEKLLTYSLGRGLEYYDQCAIDGIVAAAAPQDYRFSSFLLGIVKSEPFQKRRGLPISSDERSTP; encoded by the coding sequence GTGTGTTTGATCTGTTTTCTGACTGCGTCCGCGGCGACCGCCGTTTCTCCGACGCGTGAAACAGAGTATCGGCAACGGGTCGTTCCGTTGCTGAAAACGTACTGTGTGGAGTGCCACTCGGCTGATCTGTCCGAGGGCGAATTCAACATGACGTCGTTCCACACGGCGCAATCGATTCTGGAAGGACGCAACCGCTGGCTCCGCGTGGTGCAGCGTTTGCGCAACGGTCAAATGCCCCCGGAAGAATCGCCGGCGCTGCCGACCTCCCAACGCGACTTTTTGGCCGACTGGATCGAAGCCACCGCCAACGATATCGACTGCAGTGGAACGCCCAGCCCGGGCCGTCCTACGATCCGCCGCTTGAACCGGAACGAGTACCAGAACACCATCCGTGATCTGACCGGCGTGGAATACGCCCCGGCCGCCGATTTCCCCGGCGACGATGTTGGTTACGGGTTCGACAACATTGGCGACGTGCTGTCGCTGCCGCCCCTGTTGATGGAAAAATATCTCGACGCGGCCGAAGCGATCGCGCAGCAGGCGATCGCCCGTGAGCAGCCCTGGTCACCGACCAGCAAGCGGATCAGGGCCGAGTCCATGCGCGATGTCGACGGCAAATCGTCGCTGACCAATGGGACCGCCCGGGCGATGACCTCGCGGGCCGAACTGGGCTTTGACTTTGATTTTCCTTACGACGGCAAGTACGAATTTTCCGCCCTGTCCTGGGGCGACCAGGCCGGCGATGAACCGGCCCAGATCACCTTTATTCTCGACGGCCGCGAAGTGAAAACGGTCGATGTGCCGGCCGAAGAAGAGAAGCCCGGCACCTATGTGGTGTCGGTCGACGTGAAAAAGGGCTCGCATAAAGTGGGTGTCGCGTTTTTCAACGATTTCTACGATCCCAAAGCCAAGGACCGTCGACGTCGCGACCGCAACCTGTATGTGGGCCATGTGGAGATTCGCGGACCGCAGCAGGCGCCTCCGGCTGCGCTTAATGCCGAGAAAAAGATCCTGTTCCTGTTCCCCAGCGACAAAACGCCGCCGGCCCAGGCGTCCCGCCAGGTGCTGTCCCGGTTTGCCAGCAGGGCGTTCCGTCGCCCGGTCAGCGACCAGGAAGTTGATCGTCTGGTCGCGCTGGCGGAGATCGGCAGAGAGAAGGAGAATTCGTTCTCGGCCGGTATCCAGCTGGCGATGCAGGCCGTGCTGGCTTCGCCCCACTTTTTGTTCCGCGTGGAATCGCCCGGCGAACCCGGCGCTGATCGTTTGCTGACGGATTATGAATTGGCGACGGCCCTGTCCTACTTTTTGTGGAGCAGCATGCCCGACGACGAACTGCTGCTGCTGGCCTGGGAAGGGAAACTACGCGAAGGCGATCAGTTGGAGCGGCAGGTCCGCCGCATGATCGCTTCCCCCAAGTCCGAAGCCCTGGTGCAGAACTTCGCCAACCAGTGGCTGGAACTGCGGAACCTGGCCGACGCGGCGCCCGACGCCGATATGTATCCGCAATTTAACGACGAACTCCGCCAGGCGATGCGGCAGGAGACAGAGCTGTTCTTTGCCGCCGTGTTGCGGGAAGACCGCAGCGTGGTCGAACTGGTCGACGCCGACTTTACCTTTTTGAATGAACCTCTGGCCCGCCACTACGGCGTGCCAGGCGTTACCGGCAAGCATTTCCGCCGGGTGTCGCTGCAGGGTCCCGCTGGCGAACGTCGCGGCGGCCTGCTGACCCAGGCCAGCGTGCTGACGGTGACCTCCAGTCCCACTCGCACTTCGCCCGTGAAACGCGGCAAGTGGATCCTGGATAACCTGCTGAACGAACCTCCGCCGCCGCCCGGGCCGATGATCCCCGAGCTGGAAGACCAGCACGAGCTCAAAGGCACCCTCCGCCAGCGGATGGAACAGCATCGGGCCAACCCGTCCTGCGCCGCGTGCCATCGGGTGATGGACCAGCTGGGCTTTGCCCTGGAGAATTTCGACGCGGTCGGCGCCTGGCGTGAAAAAGACGACGGGGCCCCGATTGATACCTCGGGCCTGCTGCCCACCGGCGAAGCATTTCGCGGACCGGCGGAGCTGCGGCGTTTGTTGATTCGCCAAAAGAAAGAAGCGTTTCTGCGCTGCCTGGCCGAGAAATTATTGACGTACAGTTTAGGACGAGGACTGGAGTATTACGACCAGTGCGCCATTGACGGGATCGTCGCTGCGGCGGCGCCCCAGGATTATCGGTTCTCCAGTTTCCTGCTGGGAATCGTCAAGAGCGAACCTTTCCAGAAACGCCGTGGCCTGCCGATTTCTTCCGACGAACGGAGCACCCCATGA